The proteins below are encoded in one region of Apium graveolens cultivar Ventura chromosome 4, ASM990537v1, whole genome shotgun sequence:
- the LOC141718094 gene encoding alpha-mannosidase 2: MPLSTYLGGSNNPRRGWAHSLLPSSTTKSSKHRKPRRRAAVKDFLTANFFAVGLSISLLLFISIIYKYGVPRPISSHFVSDSSGGGGLIRMKTKFSYRKPVDHGGGVASVDLTTKELYDKIEFSDVDGGPWKQGWKVGYNGNEWDFEKLKVFVVPHSHNDPGWKLTVEEYYDRQSRHILDTIVDTLIKDKRRKFIWEEMSYLERWWKDAPTDKKEEFTKLVQNGQLEIVGGGWVMNDEANSHYFAIIEQIVEGNMWLYDTIGVIPKNSWAIDPFGYSSTMAYLLRRMGFENMLIQRTHYELKKELALHKNLEYVWRQSWDAKETTDIFVHMMPFYSYDIPHTCGPEPAVCCQFDFARMHAFVYEQCPWGQNPVETKPENVRDRALKLLDQYKKKSTLYRTNTLLVPLGDDFRYVTIDEAEAQFRNYQLIFDYINSDPSLNAEAKFGTLDDYFQTLREETDRINYSRPGEAGSSQIRGFPSLSGDFFTYADRQQDYWSGYYVSRPFFKAVDRVLEQTLRSAEMMMAFLLGNCQRALCEKFPTGFSYKLTAARRNLALFQHHDGVTGTAKDHVVQDYGIRMHTSLEDLHIFMSKAIEVLLGIRQEKNDQFPSLFEPATVRSKYDAQPVHKALGAREGTVQSVVLFNPLEQTSNEIVMVTVERPDVTVLDSNWTCVKSQISPEFQHDSSNMFTGRHRVHWKASIPAMGLQTYYIANGFVGCEKAIPARLRFYGSDHLPCSIPYTCSKVESDTIEIANHRQTLTFDVKLGLLQKVTNGDGTQNVVGEEISMYSSSESGAYLFKPNGDAQPIIQVGGHMIILEGLFMQEVYSYPKTEWDKNPISHSTRIYNGDDTIQQFFIEKEYHVELVGNQFNDKELIVRYKTDINNQRIFYTDLNGFQMSRRETYEKIPLQGNYYPMPALAFLQGTSGRRFSVHTRQSLGVASLKNGWLEIMLDRRLTRDDGRGLGQGVLDNHPMNVVFHILLESNISTSHPASDHHPLSPSLLSHRVGSHLNYPLNAFIAKKPQEVSVQPPPRFFSPLTSSLPCDLHIVSFKVPQPTKYSQQLFEDPRFVLIFQRQQWDSSYCHTARSDCSSVVDEPVNLFNMFKGLTVLNAKATSLNLLHEDTEMLGYGEQSDDIAQEGHVLMAPMELQAYKLDLRPDQ, from the exons ATGCCTCTCTCCACTTACCTCGGCGGTTCCAACAACCCCCGTCGCGGCTGGGCCCACTCTCTCCTCCCTTCCTCCACCACCAAATCATCCAAACACCGTAAACCTCGCCGCCGCGCCGCCGTCAAAGACTTTCTCACGGCCAACTTCTTCGCCGTCGGCCTCTCCATCTCTCTCCTCCTATTCATCTCCATCATCTACAAGTACGGCGTGCCTAGACCCATTTCATCTCACTTTGTTTCCGATTCTTCAGGTGGTGGTGGTTTGATTAGGATGAAGACTAAGTTTTCGTATCGAAAACCGGTGGATCACGGTGGAGGAGTGGCGTCAGTGGATTTGACTACCAAGGAGTTGTATGATAAGATTGAGTTTAGTGATGTAGATGGTGGGCCCTGGAAACAAGGATGGAAGGTTGGGTATAATGGGAATGAATGGGATTTCGAGAAATTGAAGGTGTTTGTGGTTCCGCATTCGCATAATGATCCGGGCTGGAAACTCACTGTGGAGGAGTATTATGATAGGCAATCTAGACATATTCTTGATACTATTGTTGATACTCTCATTAAG GATAAGCGGCGCAAGTTTATTTGGGAAGAAATGTCATATTTGGAAAGATGGTGGAAGGATGCTCCAACTGACAAAAAAGAAGAATTTACCAAGTTAGTGCAGAATGGGCAGCTAGAAATTGTTGGAGGTGGTTGGGTGATGAACGATGAG GCAAATTCGCACTATTTTGCTATCATCGAACAg ATAGTGGAGGGAAATATGTGGTTGTATGACACCATTGGGGTTATTCCTAAAAATTCTTGGGCTATAGATCCGTTCGGTTATTCATCAACCATGGCATATCTTCTTCGTCGCATGGGTTTTGAGAACATGCTTATTCAAAGGACTCATTATGAGTTGAAGAAGGAGTTGGCTTTACACAAAAACCTGGAGTATGTTTGGCGGCAGAGTTGGGATGCTAAGGAAACCACAGATATATTTGTCCACATGATGCCTTTTTACTCCTATGATATTCCTCATACTTGCGGGCCAGAACCAGCAGTTTGTTGTCAATTCGATTTTGCCCGAATGCATGCTTTTGTCTATGAGCAGTGTCCTTGGGGACAAAATCCTGTGGAGACCAAGCCAGAAAATGTGAGAGATAGAGCACTTAAACTGCTGGACCAGTATAAAAAGAAATCAACTTTGTACAGGACAAATACACTTCTTGTGCCACTTGGAGATGATTTTAGATATGTCACTATTGATGAAGCAGAAGCTCAGTTTAGGAATTATCAGTTGATATTTGATTATATCAATTCTGATCCCAGTTTGAATGCTGAAGCAAAATTTGGAACCTTGGATGATTATTTCCAAACGCTACGCGAAGAGACTGATAGAATAAATTACTCACGTCCTGGTGAGGCTGGATCTAGTCAGATCAGAGGTTTTCCATCGTTATCAGGTGACTTCTTTACTTATGCTGATAGGCAGCAAGATTACTGGAGTGGTTATTATGTTTCCAGACCCTTCTTTAAAGCTGTTGATCGTGTGCTGGAACAAACACTTCGTTCGGCAGAAATGATGATGGCCTTTTTGTTAGGAAATTGCCAGAGAGCACTGTGTGAGAAGTTCCCTACTGGTTTCTCTTATAAGCTAACCGCTGCGCGAAGGAATTTGGCTCTATTTCAACATCATGATGGGGTGACTGGTACTGCCAAGGACCATGTCGTCCAAGACTATGGTATCCGGATGCATACATCGTTAGAGGACCTGCATATTTTTATGTCTAAAGCTATCGAGGTGCTTCTTGGAATCCGCCAAGAGAAGAATGATCAGTTCCCATCCCTGTTTGAACCAGCAACAGTGAGATCTAAGTATGACGCCCAGCCAGTACACAAAGCACTTGGTGCGCGTGAAGGAACTGTTCAGTCTGTGGTTCTTTTCAATCCGCTAGAGCAAACAAGCAATGAGATTGTGATGGTTACAGTTGAGCGACCAGATGTAACCGTCTTGGACTCAAACTGGACCTGTGTTAAAAGTCAAATCTCTCCTGAGTTTCAACATGATAGTAGCAATATGTTCACTGGGAGGCATAGGGTCCATTGGAAAGCTTCGATTCCTGCAATGGGACTGCAGACCTATTATATTGCCAATGGGTTTGTTGGTTGTGAGAAGGCCATACCTGCTAGACTAAGATTTTATGGGTCCGACCATTTACCTTGCTCTATCCCATACACTTGCTCAAAAGTAGAAAGTGATACAATTGAAATTGCGAATCATCGTCAGACTCTCACCTTTGATGTCAAACTTGGATTGTTGCAGAAGGTGACAAATGGAGATGGTACCCAAAATGTTGTAGGTGAAGAGATTAGTATGTATTCCAGTTCAGAAAGTGGAGCATACCTATTTAAACCCAATGGTGATGCACAACCTATTATCCAAGTTGGCGGACACATGATTATCCTTGAAGGCTTATTTATGCAGGAAGTTTACTCTTATCCCAAAACAGAATGGGACAAGAACCCTATTTCTCATAGCACTCGAATATATAATGGCGATGATACCATACAGCAATTTTTTATTGAGAAGGAATATCATGTGGAGCTTGTTGGAAATCAGTTTAATGACAAAGAATTGATAGTTAGATACAAGACAGATATCAATAACCAAAGGATTTTCTATACTGATTTAAATGGCTTTCAGATGAGCAGGAGAGAAACCTATGAGAAGATTCCTTTGCAGGGAAATTATTACCCGATGCCTGCTCTTGCGTTTTTGCAGGGTACCAGTGGACGGCGTTTTTCTGTTCATACACGTCAGTCATTGGGTGTGGCTAGTCTTAAAAATGGATGGTTGGAGATTATGCTTGACCGTCGATTGACAAGAGATGATGGGCGTGGTCTTGGACAAGGAGTGTTGGATAACCATCCAATGAATGTTGTGTTCCACATCCTTCTTGAATCTAACATTTCCACCTCACATCCTGCTTCAGACCATCATCCTTTAAGTCCATCTCTTCTCTCTCACCGTGTCGGTTCCCACTTGAATTACCCACTAAATGCATTTATTGCCAAGAAGCCACAGGAAGTGTCCGTGCAGCCGCCACCGAGATTTTTTTCTCCTTTGACATCCTCGTTGCCATGTGACTTGCATATTGTAAGCTTTAAGGTTCCTCAGCCAACAAAGTATTCTCAACAGCTTTTTGAAGACCCAAGATTTGTTTTAATTTTTCAAAGACAACAATGGGATTCTTCGTATTGTCACACAGCCAGGTCAGATTGTTCAAGTGtagttgatgaacctgtaaatcTGTTCAACATGTTTAAAGGGCTTACTGTCTTAAATGCAAAAGCTACATCTTTAAATCTTTTGCATGAAGACACAGAGATGCTTGGGTACGGTGAGCAATCAGACGATATTGCTCAAGAAGGGCATGTTCTTATGGCCCCAATGGAGCTACAGGCTTACAAGTTAGATTTACGACCCGATCAGTGA